The Gasterosteus aculeatus chromosome 17, fGasAcu3.hap1.1, whole genome shotgun sequence genome includes a window with the following:
- the LOC120834954 gene encoding protein FAM3C: MRNRDILHLAAVFFVLFITLRFAINSFDVWEKAATIFGVDDKDQVKPKLKKEPTTEPDCSLSRVCPSDHFAVRITSGAANVVGPKICFDGKIIMSNVLNNVGPGLNIVLVNGRNGKVEKYGYLNMNSGKEKDILAYLKDIKPGMIALVASFDDVTTKMTDEMREVFVGMGSTLIKSLKPRDGWVFAGRAGTENKSLLEKQAVSDDNTNIYEKWPEMVEVGGCIPRTPTEHKEPEE, encoded by the exons ATGAGAAATCGAG ATATTTTGCACCTCGCTGCTGTATTTTTTGTCCTCTTTATAACCTTAAGATTTGCCATCAATTCATTTGATGTTTGGGAGAAAGCGGCAACTATTTTTG GGGTTGATGACAAAGATCAAGTCAAACCCAAATTGAAAAAag AACCAACAACTGAGCCAGACTGCAGCCTCTCCAGAGTCTGTCCATCCGACCATTTCGCTGTGCGAATCACCAGCGGAGCAGCAAATGTTGTCGGGCCAAAGATCTGTTTTGATGGTAAAAT CATCATGAGTAATGTGTTGAATAATGTGGGACCAGGACTGAACATTGTGCTGGTAAATG GTAGAAATGGAAAAGTGGAGAAATATGGCTACCTTAACATGAATAGTGGAA aggaaaaagacatCCTGGCATACCTGAAGGACATAAAACCTGGAATGATTGCTTTGGTGGCCTCGTTTGATGATGTGACAACAAA AATGACAGACGAAATGAGGGAGGTGTTTGTCGGAATGGGAAGCACTTTGATCAAGTCTTTAAAGCCCAGAGATGGCTGGGTGTTTGCTGGGAGAGCagggacagaaaacaaaagccTCCTCGAGAAG CAAGCTGTTAGCGACGATAACACCAACATTTACGAAAAATGGCCAGAGATGGTGGAGGTAGGCGGCTGTATCCCGAGGACCCCGACTGAGCATAAAGAACCCGAGGAATGA